The genomic window AGATGCAGAAGTATTTTATCGTGATGTGAAGCAACGATTGGTCAAGTACGGCCGGGATGCGAATGACTTAAAAGTAATGCCGGGTGTAATGCCGATCATTGGAAAGACAGAGGAGGAAGCGAAAGAGAAAGCGGCACATTTCCGCTCATTAATACCAGAAGAAGCGGGGCTTCGCTTATTATCAGGGTTGTTAAACTTTGATTTAACAGGCTATCCACTTGATGGACCACTCCCCGATCTTCCTCCGGTTGAAACGAATAATGGGGCGAAAACACGATTCGAACTTGTGACGAAACTGGCCAAAGTAGAGAATTTGACCATTCGTCAACTGTATCAACATATTGCAGGTGCAAGAGGCCATCGTGAAATCTATGGCACGCCTGAGCAAATTGCAGATCAGCTGCAGGATTGGTTTGAAAATGGTGCTGCAGATGGCTTTAATATCATGGCACCACTATTACCAGATGGACTAGAAGAATTTATTACGGAAGTCATCCCCATTTTGCAAGAAAGAGGCTTGTTCCGTACGAACTATGAAGGAAGAACGTTGCGTGATCATTTGGGATTAAAAAAACCTAATGCTGCAGAGGTGTTACAGCGTTAAGGGGGTTGGTTAAGTTGAATTGGAAACAATCGATGATGATGTTGGGGGCCTGCGTCTTAGCTTCTTGTTCAAACCATACGAGTGCCCAAGTGGAAGAAGGAATTCCTGTTCTTCGTTACCAAGGAACAGCAAATACTGTCATGCCGTGGGAACTCGCTGATGACCTAGGTTATATGAATGGAATCAAGTTGGAATGGATTGGTGATGGAACGAGTGGACCGGAGAGTATTCAAGCAACGATGACAGGGGATGTAGAGTTTGGTGGAGCGTTTAACGGTGCCATCCTTCAGCTACAATATGCAGGGGCTGGTGTGACATCGGTCATTCATTATTACGGGTCCGATGAAGAAACGTATGCAGGATACTATGTCTTGGAAGATAGCCCGATTAAAGAAGCGGACGATTTAATCGGTGGAAATGTTGGTGTTAATACGTTAGGTGCCCATCATGAATTTTCAACAGTAGAGTATGCGCGACAGAATGGATTAACGAAAAGTCAGGTCGATGACATCGGTCGAATCATTATCCCTCCTGCGTCAGGTGAACAGGCGCTGCGTTCTGGGCAGTTGGAAGTAACGACGTTGAGCGGTATTATTCGAGATAAAGCATTGGAAACAGGAGGTTTGCGCCCGCTCTTCAAAGATATCGATTTATTTGGTCCATTTAATGCTGGGAGTATCGTCTTTAGAGATGATTACATAGAAGAACAGCCCGAGGCGGTCGAGGTATTTGTCAGTGGAATGGCAAGAGCCATTGAATGGATGAAAGAGAATGAAGCAGAAGTTGTGCGGGAACGAATGCGAACTATCGTTGAAACAAGAGGTCGAAATGAACAAACGGATTTAATTGACTACTGGAAAAGCAGTGGAATCGAATCTCCTGGAGGTGCGATTCGTCAGATTGATTTTGAGCGATGGGAAGATTGGTTAGTCGAAGAGGGGCGAATGTCAAAAGGTGAAACACAAATGGATGAGGTGTATACCAATCGGTTTAATCCATACCTGAACGAATTAGAGGAAGGAAGTGAATGAGGTGGGACACATCGCAATTAAAGTAGATAACTTGACTCATCAATTTAAAGGAAACCGAAACGAGACCGTGACCGCCATTTCAAACTTAAGCCTGTCTGTTGAGAAAGGAGAATTCTTTGTTATAGTCGGCCCGAGCGGGTGTGGCAAATCGACCTTGCTTGATTTGCTTGCTGGGTTACAGCTACCTACTCAAGGGCGCATCGTTGTAAATGGAAAGCAGGTGTCTAAACCGAGTTTAACTCGGGGGTTTGTGTTTCAACAATATGCCCTATTGCCATGGAGAACAACAATTGAAAATGTAGCCATTGGCTTAGAAGAATTAGGGTTAAAGCGAAAAGAACGTCTTGCCAAGGCGGCTTCGTATATTGAACTTGTCGGGTTAAAAGGGTTTGAAGAGACGTATCCCCATCAGTTATCGGGAGGAATGAAGCAACGGGTTGCCATTGCACGAAGCTTAGCCTATGACCCCGAGGTTCTTCTCATGGATGAACCATTTGGAGCACTTGATGCCCAAACACGAGAAAGTCTCCAATTAGAGTTACTGGAGATTTGGAGGAAAACGAATAAAACGATTGTATTTATTACACACAGCATTGACGAAGCAATTGTCCTCGGTCAACGTGTCGCGGTAATGAGTCAAAGACCTGGAAGAATCTCACATATTGTGGATACACCATTATTTGAAACGAAAAAAAAGGAAGACCCCCGTTCATTACCAGCATTTGCTATGCATAGACAAAACGTATGGAACTTGCTACATGGAGAGGAGGAGGTGTATGCATGGAACGAATAACCCATGTGCCTGAAGCAAATCGGCAGTGGTCAGCGCGGTTTAACCGTTATGCTTTCCAGAGTCTATCATTTCTTAAGTCCATAACAGCCATTGCACTTTTCTTTTTGTTATGGGAAATCGCCCCTCGAATGGGTATGGTTGATGCTGTTTTTATGCCACCTTTCTCTACTGTTCTGGCAAGTGGCTTCGAGTTAGCTTTAAATGGGCAGTTGTTTTCACACATTAGTGCTAGCTTTACGCGGTCGATCATTGGATTTTTAGTAGGAATGATCATTGCGATTCCTCTTGGACTAGTAATTGGGTGGTTTACGACGTTTAGTAAATGGTTAACGCCCCTTTTAGAATTGTTTCGTAATACAGCAGCGCTAGCGGTGTTACCTGTTTTCATCTTGTTGCTTGGAATAGGGGAACTCTCTAAAGTCACTGTTGTCATCTACGCATGTTTCTTTCCTATTCTCATTAGTACCATTAGTGCCGTTCGACATGTTGACCCTTTATATATAAAAGCAGGGAAATCGTTAGCGTTAACGCCTTACCGCTTGTTCATGAAGATAATCTTGCCAGCATCTGTACCAACGATTTTTGTCGGTCTTCGCCTGGCAGCAGCGTCATCTATTTTAGTTTTAGTTGCTGCGGAAATGATTGGAGCCAAAGCAGGGTTGGGTTATTTGATTATTAGCAGTCAACATACATTTCAGATTCCACATATGTATGTGGGCATCCTGACCATCTCTATTATCGGTTTAGGGGTAAACGCGCTTCTTGTTTTTATTGAGAAAAAACTGTTGCATTGGAAATGACATCTAAGTAGTGAAAAAAGCGCTTCAGACAGTGGTTCCTTGGGTTTTCACTCGTCTGGTGCGCTATTTTGTGCTGTTTGTACTTTCACTCTCTATTACCTTTTCCTACGAGATTCGTTTATACAGCTGTCTAACTACTCGGTGGGATGTGCAGAATCAGTCTGGTTTTTTGTCTATAAATAACGTTTCCTAGAATAGGAACAGTTGTCGCTATGTTCTTTTGCTTTAAAAGAATTGGAAGTGCTACAAGTAAAAAGGGAAACATGGCAATACATTGGAACAAAACTAGCAAAAATCTCCTTCAACCAAAAAGCCTATATCATATAAGTTGCTCATTTGGTATGATTTACAGAATCATTGATAGTTTCATAGAAACCTATGTTTAGCTAACCTAATATTCGGGAATGAACGATAGGTAGTTTAAAAGGAGGGGGAGAATGCGTTTTTTAAAAACAGTGACAGCCCTATCGATTATTGTCTTACTCCTGTTTATGACGTATGAACAAGTGAGCGCGTCCACAAACGTTGGTGTCGTTCAAAGTGATGCGCCATTAAACGTAAGGGATCTTCCTTCTGAAGAAGGTTCCATCATTGGGAAGCTCGAACCTGGAAATAAAATTGAATATTTTAACACGTCAACAGACTGGGTTAAAATCACGTATGCTGGACAAGTTGGCTATGTAAGTAAAGCATTTATTAGTGGCGCAACAAGTACAGAGGCAACGTCAACAACAGGGCATGTGGAGACGAAGACAGGTGTGATCGCCTCAACGGGTGGACTAAATGTTCGGTCTGGACCACAACAATCGGAAAGCGTTCTTGGGCAGTTGGCAAATGGTACACAAATTGATTACATTGACTTAGGGAATGACTGGGCGCAAATAACCTATAACGGGGCAATTGGATTTATACATACTCATTACATACAATCTATGGTTACGTCACCTACAGTTACTCCTATTGTTAATAAGCCAACAGCTAAACAAGGGTTTAAAGTCGTACTTGACGCTGGACATGGCGGTTATGATTCGGGTGCCGTTGCAAATGGCCTCTTAGAAAAGCATGTAGTAAAAGCGTATAAGGATGAGCTAAAGCGAACGTTAGCAGCAGATGGCATTGAAGTTATTGAAACGCGAACAGGTGATGAGTTTGTTTCCCTTTCGAGTCGAGTGAACCAAGCAAATCAAGCGCAAGCAGATTTGTTTCTTAGCATTCATGCTAATAGTTTTGCCGATCCGAATGTTCGTGGTTTTGAGACTCATTACTACCAATCTAGTAAAGAGGCAAGCGTTATTAATAAGGAGATTCGCCGATTAAACTCTGGTTATACAAGAGGAATCTATCAGTCTAATTTCCAAGTTCTTCGCGATTCAAATGTTCCAGCTGTTTTAATTGAAGTTGGTTACTTAACAAATGCTGATGATGCCTACCGTATGCAAACCAATCAGCATCAACAAGAAGTAAGTGAAGCCGTTCGACGTGCGGTGCAACAATTAAAATAAGCTAGTAATAAGAAGCCTTTCTCAAAGAAGGTTTCTTATTTTTTTTGCAGGATTTACTCTCGTTTTGTCGAAAGAAAAGAGGCATAATGAGGTGATAAGAATGGAAGTGTTTCAATCTATAGGGTTGGCGGTACTGCCAGTACTCATCATAGGTACGTTTGCGGTTTCCACCATTGCGATAACTGCTGTGAAGGAACAGAAGAAACAACTAGAACAGTTAGAAAGGCGACTTGCACAACTAGAACGACAATCATAGAGAAGAGGATGTGCCATCATGTTTGCACGTAAACTAACAGGACAACTGACACTGAAACTAATTGATTTTCAAGATGCTGATGCGATTTTCACATTAACGAATGAAAATCGGACGTACTTAAAAGAATGGCTCCCCTGGCTCGATCATATTAAAGAAGTAGGTGATACCGCTACGTTTATTCGACGCTGTTTGCAGAGTCACGCAGATAACAATGGGCTTCATACGGTTATTATCTATGACGGTCATGTAGTCGGAATGGCGAGTTTTAATACGTTGAACTGGGCAAATAAAACAGCCTCCATTGGTTACTGGGTGAGTGAAAAGGTTCAAGGTAGAGGCATTGTCACAGCCGTGGCCCATGACTTAACAAACTATGCTTTCCGACAACTAAACATGAACAAAGTCGAAATTCGTGCCGCTTCCGGAAATCGAAAGAGTCAAAGAGTTCCGATGAAGCTTGGCTTTA from Shouchella hunanensis includes these protein-coding regions:
- a CDS encoding ABC transporter substrate-binding protein; protein product: MNWKQSMMMLGACVLASCSNHTSAQVEEGIPVLRYQGTANTVMPWELADDLGYMNGIKLEWIGDGTSGPESIQATMTGDVEFGGAFNGAILQLQYAGAGVTSVIHYYGSDEETYAGYYVLEDSPIKEADDLIGGNVGVNTLGAHHEFSTVEYARQNGLTKSQVDDIGRIIIPPASGEQALRSGQLEVTTLSGIIRDKALETGGLRPLFKDIDLFGPFNAGSIVFRDDYIEEQPEAVEVFVSGMARAIEWMKENEAEVVRERMRTIVETRGRNEQTDLIDYWKSSGIESPGGAIRQIDFERWEDWLVEEGRMSKGETQMDEVYTNRFNPYLNELEEGSE
- a CDS encoding ABC transporter ATP-binding protein gives rise to the protein MAIKVDNLTHQFKGNRNETVTAISNLSLSVEKGEFFVIVGPSGCGKSTLLDLLAGLQLPTQGRIVVNGKQVSKPSLTRGFVFQQYALLPWRTTIENVAIGLEELGLKRKERLAKAASYIELVGLKGFEETYPHQLSGGMKQRVAIARSLAYDPEVLLMDEPFGALDAQTRESLQLELLEIWRKTNKTIVFITHSIDEAIVLGQRVAVMSQRPGRISHIVDTPLFETKKKEDPRSLPAFAMHRQNVWNLLHGEEEVYAWNE
- a CDS encoding ABC transporter permease; the encoded protein is MERITHVPEANRQWSARFNRYAFQSLSFLKSITAIALFFLLWEIAPRMGMVDAVFMPPFSTVLASGFELALNGQLFSHISASFTRSIIGFLVGMIIAIPLGLVIGWFTTFSKWLTPLLELFRNTAALAVLPVFILLLGIGELSKVTVVIYACFFPILISTISAVRHVDPLYIKAGKSLALTPYRLFMKIILPASVPTIFVGLRLAAASSILVLVAAEMIGAKAGLGYLIISSQHTFQIPHMYVGILTISIIGLGVNALLVFIEKKLLHWK
- a CDS encoding N-acetylmuramoyl-L-alanine amidase, whose protein sequence is MRFLKTVTALSIIVLLLFMTYEQVSASTNVGVVQSDAPLNVRDLPSEEGSIIGKLEPGNKIEYFNTSTDWVKITYAGQVGYVSKAFISGATSTEATSTTGHVETKTGVIASTGGLNVRSGPQQSESVLGQLANGTQIDYIDLGNDWAQITYNGAIGFIHTHYIQSMVTSPTVTPIVNKPTAKQGFKVVLDAGHGGYDSGAVANGLLEKHVVKAYKDELKRTLAADGIEVIETRTGDEFVSLSSRVNQANQAQADLFLSIHANSFADPNVRGFETHYYQSSKEASVINKEIRRLNSGYTRGIYQSNFQVLRDSNVPAVLIEVGYLTNADDAYRMQTNQHQQEVSEAVRRAVQQLK
- a CDS encoding GNAT family N-acetyltransferase, with translation MFARKLTGQLTLKLIDFQDADAIFTLTNENRTYLKEWLPWLDHIKEVGDTATFIRRCLQSHADNNGLHTVIIYDGHVVGMASFNTLNWANKTASIGYWVSEKVQGRGIVTAVAHDLTNYAFRQLNMNKVEIRAASGNRKSQRVPMKLGFTNEGTIRQAEWLYDHYVDHVVFGMLASEWGKTE